A genomic window from Lotus japonicus ecotype B-129 chromosome 1, LjGifu_v1.2 includes:
- the LOC130734369 gene encoding alcohol dehydrogenase 1-like encodes MCSTAGKVIKCRAAVAWEAGKPLVIETIEVAPPQRGEVRLKILFNSLCRTDVYWWDAKGQTPLFPRILGHEAAGIVESVGEGVTHVKPGDSALPVFTGECGECSHCKSSGSNMCELLRINTDRGVMLSDGKTRFSKNGQPIYHFVGTSTFSEYTVVHAGCVAKISPAAPLDKVCVVSCGYCTGFGATVNVAKPEPNSTVAVFGLGAVGLAAAEGARLSGASRIIGVDLVPGRFEQAKKFGVTDFVNPKDHDKPVQQVIVEMTNGGVDRAIECTGNIQATISAFECLHDGWGVAVIVGVPTKDAEFKTHPINFMEGRTLKGTFYGNFKTRSDIPSVVEKYMNKELELEKFITHSVPFSEINKAFEYMLKGEGIRCLIRMKE; translated from the exons ATGTGTAGCACAGCCGGCAAAGTCATCAAGTGCAGAG CTGCGGTGGCATGGGAGGCAGGGAAGCCACTAGTGATAGAAACCATAGAGGTTGCGCCGCCGCAGAGAGGTGAAGTGCGTCTCAAGATACTCTTCAACTCTCTTTGCCGTACAGATGTTTACTGGTGGGATGCAAAG GGCCAGACTCCCTTGTTTCCTCGCATCTTAGGCCATGAAGCTGCAGG GATTGTGGAGAGCGTAGGCGAAGGTGTGACTCATGTGAAACCCGGTGACAGTGCCCTGCCAGTGTTCACAGGAGAGTGTGGGGAATGCTCACATTGCAAGTCAAGTGGGAGCAACATGTGTGAGCTTCTCAGGATCAACACTGACAGAGGAGTTATGCTTAGTGATGGCAAAACCAGATTTTCCAAAAATGGACAACCCATTTACCACTTTGTCGGAACCTCCACATTCAGTGAGTACACCGTTGTCCATGCCGGATGTGTCGCGAAGATCAGCCCTGCTGCCCCGCTCGACAAAGTTTGCGTTGTCAGTTGCGGATACTGCACAG GTTTTGGGGCTACTGTGAATGTTGCAAAACCAGAGCCAAATTCTACTGTTGCTGTCTTTGGATTAGGAGCTGTTGGTCTTGCT GCTGCTGAAGGGGCAAGGCTTTCTGGTGCATCTAGAATCATTGGGGTTGATTTAGTTCCTGGTCGATTTGAACAAG CTAAGAAATTTGGGGTCACTGACTTTGTGAACCCGAAAGATCATGACAAACCTGTTCAACAG GTCATTGTTGAGATGACTAATGGAGGAGTGGATCGTGCTATTGAATGTACTGGAAACATCCAAGCTACAATTTCAGCATTTGAATGTCTTCATGAT GGTTGGGGTGTTGCCGTGATTGTTGGTGTGCCAACAAAGGATGCTGAATTCAAAACTCATCCTATAAACTTCATGGAAGGGAGAACTCTTAAGGGCACATTCTATGGCAATTTCAAAACCCGCTCTGATATTCCTTCTGTTGTGGAGAAGTACATGAACAAG GAGCTGGAACTGGAGAAATTCATCACTCACTCTGTGCCATTCTCAGAGATCAACAAAGCATTTGAATACATGCTGAAAGGGGAAGGCATAAGGTGCCTCATCCGCATGAAAGAGtaa
- the LOC130734368 gene encoding uncharacterized protein LOC130734368 isoform X2 has product MIGLSSLLTEINGRLRKSVKKNAKNRSKLTVNHTGGSKKLKRRKYEMEAKTKKEISRGALYVETHKKHDGTFINEEAQAICEKISYIESQGTTSSKPSKNDSLGQVLGVERHGRVQGMSFGVCPSQVFGSRFERFCGTTPSSSTAGATELQLQFEVEKLQSKAASDSQLMKEMTNTIALLCQKIDVPVPPKFSLVASEPTVEDTAAQASNQEDANQSENV; this is encoded by the exons ATGATTGGGCTGAGTTCCTTACTTACCGAAATAAACGGAAGACTAAG GAAATCTGTGAAAAAAAATGCAAAGAATAGAAGCAAGCTCACTGTTAATCACACTGGTGGATCAAAGAAACTTAAGAGGAGAAAATATGAAATG GAGGCAAAGACTAAGAAGGAAATTAGTAGGGGAGCTCTATATGTTGAAACACATAAGAAGCATGATGGGACATTTATTAATGAAGAAGCACAAGCTATATGT GAAAAGATTTCTTACATAGAAAGTCAAGGCACTACCTCATCTAAGCCGTCAAAAAATGATTCTCTTGGACAAGTCTTAGGAGTAGAGCGTCATGGGAGAGTTCAGGGCATGTCTTTTGGTGTGTGTCCTTCCCAAGTTTTTGGCTCTAGATTTGAAAGATTTTGTGGCACTACTCCCTCCTCATCTACTGCTGGTGCCACCGAGTTGCAGTTGCAATTTGAGGTTGAAAAATTACAATCAAAAGCGGCATCAGATTCACAATTGATGAAAGAAATGACAAACACAATTGCTCTTCTTTGTCAGAAGATAGATGTGCCTGTGCCTCCTAAATTTTCCTTAGTTGCAAGTGAA ccAACTGTGGAAGATACTGCTGCCCAAGCTTCCAATCAAGAAGATGCCAATCAATCAGAAAACGTATGA
- the LOC130734366 gene encoding uncharacterized protein LOC130734366 — protein sequence MGRASIETDPVDSLMIEDWRGPYTADKRSRAERRWKRREVREVVGLQNCSASASKTVKSHGNMAVSTEQNVHIVEDETDEDYKVYLDACVSDIDCASNINVGSDININTGYNSDNDDDGEDPDYKMFLENMREESDSYVYSSHNGLKLFSKLSNDLTHNRAGNVGNASSDSMRKQTGRPMESQKSIDPKSRPCNKMPSSVPQNISHNDVEFDDADEDYQIFLNSCRIDGDNLVYINDDLIRKRSSARQNSQVSNLAFYTPEEHSEADEDYQLYLNSGGILDGDMVYMPDKNTTMASEVEGGSNSSDSDLIIIEPDLFCEDTPFVSSKVYDSSWFENKMNPGDSKQFSADHSQFRRRLMECLQKPFDQQECDGFLDSVRKQTQMERHIELRGGVNKPYHVSGTVNKSYLELNPDLGDVIAAIKEPHRVLFLLRGFFFWLRNLSHPGVFKPWLDKTCLEYLQTM from the exons ATGGGGCGTGCTTCAATAGAGACCGACCCGGTTGATTCTCTTATGATTGAGGATTGGAGGGGTCCTTATACTGCGGATAAAAGATCAAGGGCAGAAAGGCGTTGGAAGAGAAGGGAGGTCAGGGAGGTCGTGGGCTTGCAAAACTGTTCTGCATCTGCCAGTAAAACTGTGAAGAGTCATGGAAATATGGCTGTTTCAACAGAGCAAAATGTTCATATTGTAGAGGATGAAACTGATGAAGATTACAAAGTATATTTGGATGCCTGTGTTTCTGATATTGATTGTGCCAGTAATATTAATGTTGGTTCTGATATTAACATCAACACTGGCTACAACAgtgacaatgatgatgatggtgaagaTCCTGATTATAAGATGTTCTTGGAGAATATGAGGGAAGAAAGTGATTCCTACGTTTACTCTTCGCATAATGGGCTCAAGTTATTCTCTAAGTTGTCTAACGATTTGACTCACAATAGAGCTGGAAATGTCGGAAATGCAAGTAGTGATTCAATGAGAAAACAGACAGGTCGCCCCATGGAATCTCAGAAAAGTATCGACCCTAAAAGCAGACCTTGTAATAAAATGCCTTCTAGTGTTCCCCAGAATATTAGCCACAATGATGTGGAGTTTGATGATGCTGATGAAGATTACCAGATATTTCTGAATTCATGTAGGATTGATGGTGACAATTTGGTCTATATAAATGATGATTTGATACGAAAAAGATCAAGTGCTAGGCAAAATTCCCAAGTTTCAAATCTTGCATTTTATACTCCTGAAGAGCATTCCGAAGCTGATGAAGATTACCAACTATATCTTAATTCTGGTGGGATTCTTGATGGCGATATGGTGTATATGCCTGACAAGAATACAACAATGGCATCTGAAGTGGAGGGTGGCAGTAATTCCTCGGATTCAGATCTAATTATTATAGAACCTGATCTATTTTGTGAAGACACACCATTTGTATCTTCGAAAGTATATGATTCATCT TGGTTTGAGAACAAAATGAACCCCGGAGACAGCAAGCAATTCTCTGCTGATCATTCTCAGTTTAGGAGAAGACTTATGGAATGTCTTCAAAAGCCTTTTGACCAGCAAGAGTGTGATGGATTTCTGGATTCAGTACGTAAACAGACACAAATGGAACGTCATATAGAATTACGAGGGGGGGTGAATAAACCATATCATGTTAGCGGTACTGTTAACAAATCATATCTTGAGTTGAACCCTG ATTTAGGCGATGTCATTGCTGCAATCAAGGAACCTCATAGGGTTTTGTTTCTCTTGCGTGGATTCTTTTTCTGGTTGAGG AATTTGAGCCACCCTGGAGTATTTAAGCCCTGGCTTGATAAAACATGTCTGGAGTATTTACAAACAATGTGA
- the LOC130734367 gene encoding probable calcium-binding protein CML44, with translation MLLANMCLLTPNDLERIFEKLDMNGDGLLSLEELNHLLEKTGFKFSLEELESLVRKKSLNLSEFLFFYDTMLKRDDGDDDKIDDDEVESDLVKAFNVFDLDGDGFITSQDLECVLKRLGMWSGKDCTTMICSYDTNLDGRLDFQEFKNMMMLTTS, from the coding sequence ATGCTCTTAGCCAATATGTGTCTCCTAACACCCAACGACTTGGAACGGATATTTGAGAAGCTGGACATGAATGGTGATGGGTTATTAAGCCTTGAAGAGCTGAATCACCTGCTAGAGAAGACGGGGTTCAAATTCAGCTTAGAGGAGCTTGAGTCTCTTGTGAGAAAGAAGAGCCTCAACCTCAGTGAGTTCTTGTTCTTTTATGACACCATGTTGAAAAgggatgatggtgatgatgacaagattgatgatgatgaggtgGAGAGTGACCTTGTGAAGGCTTTCAATGTGTTTGATTTGGATGGTGATGGGTTCATCACAAGTCAAGATCTGGAGTGTGTCTTGAAGAGGCTTGGCATGTGGAGTGGCAAGGATTGCACAACCATGATTTGCTCCTATGATACTAATTTGGATGGTAGGCTTGATTTCCAAGAATTCAAGAACATGATGATGCTTACCACTTCATGA
- the LOC130734368 gene encoding uncharacterized protein LOC130734368 isoform X1, whose protein sequence is MCGDNIIFTLLNDKDKRKDHVEARKDLQAMGIRRDLWPLEDGKKCPAALFTMTKEEINLMLNILKDVKVPDGYSSNISRCIDTQQNKIYGLKSHDSHILMEHLLPLSIRSVLHVQVSTILIDVCSFFKSLCAKVLDPKDLDRLNERTKLTLCHMEMLFPPSFFTVMVHLMIHLVDEAKLGGPVHYRWMYPIERFLGKLKSFVHNRAEPEGSIAEGWRSEEMLTFCSRYLENEIETRFNRVGRVDDEPLPSVSTLFPCIGKSVGGATNVNLTSIEKLQAHRHVLINCEEAQRFIEEFRLITKRRLRDRTRSSSEIEKAVHQGIVDWFYNRITCDSQESHSNDLRALSRGPLQQARRFNAYNVNGYKFRTLQREEMLKTQNSGVFCSLGTKSYASSSDNRPREGLVPYYGKIVDIIELNYYGRFVVTLFKCQWANTTNYRHVKKDALGFTSINFSDLIHTGEREDDEPYIEASQAQLIYFVEEKTDKGWCIPVHIKPRDFYDMGEDAEEVIYESESFQQQDLAMGWPEDNMDVHLSRPGLDVEFD, encoded by the exons ATGTGTGGTGATAACATCATTTTTACTTTGTTGAATGATAAAGACAAACGAAAAGATCACGTGGAGGCCAGAAAAGACTTGCAAGCAATGGGCATAAGGAGAGACCTTTGGCCATTAGAGGATGGTAAAAAGTGTCCAGCGGCTTTGTTTACAATGACAAAGGAGGAGATAAATCTCATGCTCAATATTTTGAAGGATGTGAAAGTACCAGATGGATATTCAAGTAACATTTCAAGGTGCATTGACACTCAACAAAATAAGATTTATGGACTGAAAAGTCATGATTCTCACATTCTAATGGAGCATCTACTGCCTTTATCAATAAGGAGTGTGTTACATGTCCAAGTTTCTACAATATTAATTGATGTTTGCTCATTTTTCAAGTCATTATGTGCCAAGGTATTGGATCCTAAAGATTTGGACAGGCTAAATGAAAGAACCAAACTTACATTATGTCATATGGAAATGTTGTTCCCTCCTTCCTTCTTCACTGTTATGGTTCACCTTATGATTCACTTAGTCGATGAAGCCAAACTTGGAGGACCTGTGCACTATCGTTGGATGTATCCTATAGAGAG GTTTTTAGGAAAGTTGAAGTCTTTTGTGCATAATAGAGCAGAACCCGAAGGCTCGATCGCTGAAGGTTGGAGATCTGAAGAGATGTTGACCTTTTGCTCAAGATACCTCGAAAATGAGATTGAGACCAGATTTAATCGAGTAGGGCGCGTGGATGATGAACCCCTTCCATCTGTTTCAACTTTGTTTCCTTGTATAGGCAAATCAGTTGGAGGTGCAACCAATGTCAACTTAACATCTATAGAAAAACTACAGGCACATCGGCATGTGTTGATTAACTGTGAAGAGGCCCAACGCTTTATTGA GGAATTTAGATTGATAACAAAGAGAAGATTAAGGGATCGTACGAGGTCATCAAGTGAGATAGAAAAGGCGGTTCATCAAGGCATTGTTGATTGGTTTTACAATCGT ATCACGTGTGATTCCCAAGAATCACACTCTAATGATCTTCGTGCACTTTCTCGAGGCCCACTTCAACAAGCAAGGAGGTTTAATGCATATAATGTAAACGGATACAAGTTTCGAACCTTGCAACGAGAGGAGATGTTGAAAACACAAAATAGTGGTGTGTTTTGTAGCCTTGGAACTAAAAGTTATGCAAGTTCTAGCGATAATAGGCCAAGAGAAGGTTTGGTTCCTTACTATGGAAAAATAGTTGACATTATAGAACTAAACTATTATGGTCGATTTGTGGTGACTCTATTCAAATGTCAATGGGCCAATACTACAAACTACAGACATGTGAAAAAAGATGCATTGGGTTTCACCTCAATTAACTTTTCTGATTTGATTCATACTGGTGAACGGGAAGATGATGAGCCGTATATTGAGGCTTCTCAAGCTCAATTGATTTATTTCGTGGAGGAAAAAACAGACAAAGGATGGTGTATCCCAGTACACATAAAACCAAGAGACTTTTATGATATGGGGGAAGATGCTGAGGAGGTCATATATGAAAGTGAATCTTTTCAACAACAAGACTTAGCCATGGGTTGGCCAGAGGACAATATGGATGTACACTTGTCAAGGCCTGGATTGGATGTTGAATTTGACTAA